The window ggtaatGGAAAACAAGGAGAAAGAGTCTCATCAATCATCGTTTATGTAGGTggcttttttttcttaatatgtaggagagagagagagagagagaatctatAGCCCATTCTAATTATTTTTCACTCCCACGTTTGCTTATTAATGAGAATTTGAACCTTGGCCAAGAGTATATTTAAACCTTACATCCCCCATCACTCATCCCATCCATGGTTCGAGGATTCAAATTAGATTGCCGGCCTATTTGAATCGGCCAATTCATACTTAATTTTTAAGGTTTAGGCAATTTCTAGctgaatcagaatcagaatttATGAATTCCGCTTACTTGAACCATGGTCCTTTCCCCACTTTCGTGCCATCCTAGCAAGTGGAGAGACAACCTCTCTTTTCtaaaaatataagaaagagaaaatactTTGAGCTGTTGGGACAGGGTATGCTAACAATTcgatgtctatctctctcctcaaatgaAATAACTTGTCTTCCCTACTATATATGATTATATTTGATCGCAGTTCATTGATGCACTCTcctatgccacttgctcagCGATCATGTTGAAACTTGAGCCAGAAAGTAGATGTTGGCTCTAGAGCAGATCGGTTAGATGGGAGCGGTCCGACCGTTCGTGTTGGTCGTACCTTTGAACCACTTTATCCGGATAAAGTGAAAACAACGACAATTGTCAATTAGTTGTCGTTCCCATTTCCCATCTCTACTCGGCTGCTCCCAATGGCAATTCTGAGCGTCTCGCCCTTCACCTCTACACCGAAGCCATTATCGTCGCCTCCCTCTGTTAAACCTCAGCTCTCAAGAGCAAGATATCCATTTTCCTGTCAACGTTCCTTCTCGAGCTATCCTACTCAGAGGGAACACTTTCCCGTAAGTGATGAATTCCTTCGACCCTTAATCACTTCTATCCTTCTTTTCTGTTACTTTCTCTCTCAATTCTCAAACCATCCTTCATCcgtctttcaaattttttttttccttgttccATATTTCAACAGGGTCTGAAGAAACTCGAATCTCCTGCGAACATGTTCTCTTCTATTGGAGAATCATTATCTAGAGCTGGCTTGCTAGCTATTCTATCTGCTTCTCTAGTTCTCGTTGATCCCGCTCTTGCTTTTAAGGTAATTGTTACATCTCTTCTATTTACTTTTGATGCTCGATTGAAATTACAACAAATCCACCTTAAGTTGTTTACCAGTCCAATTCACGTTCTAGGTGCCTTGTCTTACCATTTCAATGCCGAGCCCCTCATTATCTTATCGCTTCTACCTTTACTTTTCTCTCCtattttaaaggaaaatttagtaaaattttgattttgattctgtcTCTGACAATGTCGAAGGGAGGAGGTCCATACGGTTCTGAAGTTACAAGGGGTCAGGACCTGACAGGGAAGGATTTTAGTGGAAAGACTTTGATCAAGCAAGATTTTAAAACGGTAAGCATAGCAAGAATTGATTATCTTTTGCTGCAATCTTGTAACTCTCGTGGTATCCTTCTTGAATCTAGAGAAGGATTCCGGTCAATCTCCGGTGAACCCAATAACCCTGTCTTTTTTCCAAGAAAATTACCCACCCCGATGAAAGTCCCTCTAACTTTGGTCGGTTAGTGACATTCAGTGTCTGTTTTACTTGGTTCCAGTCTATACTCCGACAAGCCAATTTTAAGGGTGCAAAGTTGCTAGGTGCGAGCTTCTTTGATGCTGATTTAACAGGTTTCTTCTCTTATCCTACATTCCTATCACTTGTTGGATATGGATTTTGGAGTACTTAACTATTTATTCCCTATACTTAGCAATTTGTAGATATTTCATAATGCTGGAAAGAAAATTCGCACATTTTAGAACGCAAAGTAATTGCAACATCAACAAATTAAAGCCTCATATATACTGGAGCTGTGGAAGCACAGGACATGGCAGATAATTTCTGTGTGTCCAGTAACCTAAGCCTGAATTGACTGTTACCTCAACTGAACTGAATGAACCGAAAGGGGCTGCTGCTGGGTCAATACAAGGACTGTGTTTTGTACTGCAGGAAGGAAAAGGATAAGAACACCCTTAAAAAGATAGTAGGAAGGTGCAGGAAAACCGAAACAGAGATATGAATCATAAATATTCAAGATCCTTTAGCGGGGTCATTTTATTAATCAGAACCCAGCACAGGCACACCGACTGGAAACAAACCAAGCAGAAACACAATCTGCCCACACCAAACCCAGCCTGATATGGAAGGTCTGTCAGCCATTTAGCCTGTTATCACCATCCCTGTTTCTGTTTTCTAGACACATTTTATTGCTTGATATCTTGAAATATAAAACATGGGCCTTTCTAGTCCTTCCGTATGTTTTGTTTATAAATCATTGGTTCAAAATGGTTGAGGGAACCTTTTACTAACTGCATATCAAGAAGGAAAGGTTTTCCTGgtatttagttatttatttatttgctaAAAAGGAAAGCGACAAATATTATATAAAATCAGAAGACAAGGTGTATGATTGGATGTCAAGGCATACCTTGGGAATAACGGTACCCCCACACCCCCcctcaaaaaacaaaatttttttttttcaaaattaaaccACCTTCGGCACTGTTATCAGCAGTTAATCTTGCAGTTTTTAACAAACCTGAGATCTTGGACAAGACAAGGCACCCGACTCTAGGTCATGTGAAACTGATGTAGGTAACCTGGAACTGCATTCAAGTTTGCTAGATGATCAGCAACAGTGTGTCCCTTTCCAATTGCAAGACTAAATATTTACTGACATTCATCCGTCTCTGATTGAACTTCCATGGGAATGACTTAGTTTTAATTATTGAGACTAGAGACTTTGAGTTAGTCTCAAATCACAGTCACAGATTGTCCATTTCCTTCTTTGAGCTATCTCAGCAGCTTTTAGAAAAGCTTGCAACCTCTGCAGAGTTATTTGCCCCAATATATTGTAAAAGAACATTGAGACCTTCCATACTGTTTCTGAATATTCCCCCGATGTCCGATTCACTTCGGTTACCCTTTGAAGTTGCATCAGTATTTATCTTGGTCCAATTGGTTTACGAAGGTTGCCACATTAATTCAAGAGTTCTTGGAGCTTTTGGAATTTGGGCACCAATACCGAGCCTAGAGAATATCTTATTTTCATGTGGTAGCTTTGTGATATTGTTCCTAGATATTGAACCAATGCTGTGCAGCACATTACACACTTTCTTCGAAAGAATACTTGATGAGCTCTTCTGGTAATCACATACTTCGTTCTTATGCTCACACCATAATTCATGAAGAGTAATAGAAAATGCACCTCGCCACAATATCTCCAAGCCTCCATGAAATTTCTTGGTCCATATTGTTGAAATGTTCATGCAAAATGTTGCCTATTTACTTTGTATCTACTCCAATATCTCTCTCTAAGTCAATCTGCTTATGTGTGTGCGTGAAAGAATAGGGGGATTCAGGTAAGTGATTCAGTGGTTGGATTCTGTATTTCTTAGGTTTTAATCAATTATTCTTCAAGGGCGAAGGCGTGGGGAAAGGCTTTTTATCAGTATAGGTGATGGGGGTTTCAGGATGAAGATGGCAATGATCTATCCCCCCGGGAATTGGAGCATCAGACCATTTGAATCTCTTTACCTGAGTCCTAGGGTTGGCCGCTCCCAAGAGGTGTAGAATCAGAAATTGGATGGAATAGTTAGTGGACGTGATAGCCATTTAAAACCTTAGGTTGAAAATACTATATGAAATACCAATTTGGTATGCTTAATGAATGCGAAGGTTAAGGGATATTTGGTGTAGGGTTTGATGACATTCTGCTTTCAGAGagagagttttttctttttgagggggggggggggaggggaagctGAGTGAGAACTCTATTATATATCATTGCTACCAAAATATTAGATGGCCAGTTTTTGAGTATATAGTTATTGATTAAACTTTCATTTATTGGGTTTCAATATCAGATACCTTGATCTATGTTGGACATCAACATACATATTTGTGTTATTGGCATGTATAATATGTCGAATCCAGAGGGTCTCTTATTCAGGATTGGCCACATAAtcttttgttcttatttttctgttataATCTAGTTTGATCATGTGGATATCGCTGCAACCCTTTTTGTTCATGTgattttctttggttcaattCTGCATTCAGGAGCTGATCTTTCTGATGCTGATCTCAGAGGTGTGGACTTCTCATTGGCAAATGTAACAAAGGTGATTTTTACCTAATTTTTAAGTCCCATTTAACATCTCTTATTCCTTACAACATTCAGATTATGCCGTGTCTTGTCTAGACCCTTGGTTCTTTGTTCTACAAAGAATTTTGTATGATATGAATCCCCTTATAAAGAGATATTTAGCTTTCCATGTGTCCAAAACTAGGATCTGGGTATTCATTGTTTCATTCCTAGATACTCTATTGCAAACTTGAActagataaaaaataaaggaccATCAATAATACAAATAACTATGAGAAGGTGTAAAGTGAACAACCTTAATTGAAAATATTTGGGTCTTATACGCAACTCAACTAAGCTTTTTAACAACTAAATTGGATTGGTTTGCTTATACTTCTCGTAGTTCATAACTCTATAGTATAGACATATCAGATGGTTTATATGATACCGAAgaacttgtaaaatccttttgaattttgtgaggattattttctctttatttttttggggagcgggcggggggtggggagggggagagtgttagagttgttagtagatatgtaacaggggtagtttgggaactagactgtggactagttgccttattatgtattttatcttatttgtctctttttaccttttacctccctagggagatggATGTAATAAGTTATTAGTTCTATTCAAGTAATATAGagtgtggagaagtctctcctaCACATACACATTCAACCGAAATACTCTCTCTTGTTtctccttgtctccttcttcctctcatcccttctccttcctctcatCTTGTTCTCCTCTTCTaactaaacctaaaatctaacttggtatcagagctaagggtttgagagtcgtatccaTCCTCCTTGTTCCtcattttttcctctctttggaatccgAGAAGataagggattccaaggaaGAGGCTCTTATGTAAACTGCTTGTGAAGGAGTCTGAAATATGTTCTTTTCAACCTATTCAAGTGATTGATGCTGCTTCTTGAGCTACATTGAAGCCCTTATGAAGTTTTAGAGCTCACCCAGCCTCATCTAGGTTTTCTGCCAGGTTCCTGCTGCAGGCCTTGTATCTCCTTCTCTCGGGCTGTGTTTGGATCATGGAGTAGCTCTTTAAGATCGTATCTGAGTCCTACACAACCTGCTTCAATGGTGGATGAAGTTATTTGAGCAGCTCTGAAGTTTCTATGGAGTTTTGAAGACAACCAAGACTCAGCTAGGGCTTCCGCCAGTTCTCTATTGCAGTCCTTGTTTTGCCTGCATTTCAGCAAGTATTTGGACCATGGAGCAGCCCACTGAGATCGTTTTTGGGTCTTCTTCATGCCTCTTGTGTCCCCTCTTGCTGGTTGCTGAGTTCTTTTGAGCATAGCTCAGTTTTGTGAACAtctgttctgcccaggtaaaacAGAGACTGCTGCTAGTTGCTTGTGCTTTGCTTTTTTGTGTAATATGGACTTTCTTCTTGCTTGTGGGATGATTATGGACATGTCTAGTTGAGGTCTTGAGTGGATTCCCCTTCTTGGACAGTGTTAGGGTGAAGTTCTGCCCATTTTTCTCTGGTTCCTCCTTGCTGGAATTCCAGTTTGGTGTTGGacttttctatttttgggttgagtgtgtactccccaacTGCTGTTTGCTCTCTGTTTTATGGTCAAGTGTTTCTTCCCATATAAGATGGCTGATACACCTACCTCTGAGCTTGGTTCGGCTACTTCACAGCCCCCTCCCACATCTCCTCCAGTTGTTTATGAGAGCACACCTACACAGATCTCCTTTGCgaagcttgatggtaccaactatttggactggtcacactctgtgaggCTTTCACTGAAAAGCAAACGGAAACTGGGGTACATTATAGGCACTATTACAGCTCCAGAGCCTGGTTCACCTACCTATGACCAATGGGAGGCCGACaattctacagtcatgacatggctgATCTTCTCTATGACTCCTGAGATTGGATGAAGGTTTATAAGAAAGGAGATTGCCAAGGCAATCTGGGATAGtgtttcacagacttttgatagagtgggtgactctgccaaggtctatcagctccaccaaaagattaactccatgaggcagggtgataggaccatttctgagtactacaatgcctttCTTGGCCTTTTGGAAGaatatgaccactacagggatctcCACTTGAAGGACCTAGAGGATGAGGCTAAGGTATATCaaactcttgaaaaggagcgtgtcttcactttacttggtggcctgaaccctgactatgagcccatcaggcttcagatcttaggccggtctccctttccatctcttagtgaggtctgtagttacttacaaagtgaggagactcggcgtgttgcTATGGAGCCAGCTTCAGTATCCTCTCTTGAGAGGTCAACCCTCAACTCCAGTTCTTCTAGAGACACCCGCGGAGGTGGTAGAGGATTGGGGCCTACCCGAGAGGTAGCCAATACAGTGGAGACcgttggtgccagtggagttgttCGGGAccggtttaaatgtgatcattgtgggagaatTGGACACACTAaagataggtgttggtctcttcatggtcgtcctcctggcacacgtggtcgtggtggccgtagagggggagctcgagctcactctgtgatgactgaggcagatgctaTACAAGATGACTCTACCTTTATGGAAACAGTGGTTCGCCGGGTCATGTCACAACTTAGCACATCCTCTACACCTTCTGTAGCCAGCTCCTCATCATCCTTACAGGTCTCTACTTCAGcctctactgcagcccagtcttgggtcattgattctggtgccactgaccatatgactagtacgtcccataattatgattcctataccatttgctctggtaaggataaggttaggatagctgatggctccctatcctccatatctggtaagggtagtattCCTGTCacctcatctatttctcttacttcagttcttcatgttcctaaccttaTAGTTAACCTTTTATCTATGAGTCACTTGACAAAATCTTTGAATTGCTGCGtcacatttttcccttctcactgtctttttcaggatttggtgacaaagaggattattggtagtggacgtgaagagcaaggcctttatctttttgacctttttttgcccacaactcagtcttatgtgtgtggCCGTACTGATAGTAGTTttgtggagtctgttatgttatggcatcgtcgtcttggccatccatcttttgttgtaatgaggaaacagttgccccacttattttcttctgttgtttcttctcatgtttttcaatgtgaaccatgtatgtttgctaaacattgtcgttaGAACTactgctccttttcatattgtgcacactgatgtttggggaccttcctctactacttctttatatggctatcgttactttgtgtcctttgttgatgatttttctcgtgctacttggactgttcttatgaagcataaaagtgatgtttgtgatgcatttaaaaccttttatcagatgattcttactcagtttgacactcggatcaaaattgttcgatctaataaagggggggaatacatgtttggtggcctccaaaccttatttactgataatggcattctccatcagctagcgtatgttgacaccccccaacaaaatggggttgctgagaggaagaatcgccatttattggaaatcacccgtagtctcttgtttggcatgcatgtccccaagaccttttggtctACTGCTCTCCtcactgcctcctttctcatcaatcgcatgcctaccaaacttcttgctTTCAAATttcccttggacatcttatctcccaaggcttctgctttctctcttcctcctaaagtctttgggtgtgtttgttatgtgcatgtaaacaaatctgcacgtactaaacttgatcccaaagccctcaagtgtttcttccttgggtactcttgtactaccaagggttacaagtgttatcatccttcttctcgtCAGTGTCTTATTTCcaaggatgtcaccttccttgaatctgtttctttctttgccccttctcagcatcctcttcagggtgagaattgtggaagtgaacgGGTTGCTGATTTCCTTCATCCTCTACCAATCTCTCCCTTTACacttgacattggaaagcacAGGGCTGTGGATGTGAATGTGAATACAGATTTAGTTGTTGATAGTGGCActgataaggagaaggattaccacattacctacaagagaggtgaaggcttgcataatgaaggaaagaagacctaccaa is drawn from Telopea speciosissima isolate NSW1024214 ecotype Mountain lineage chromosome 1, Tspe_v1, whole genome shotgun sequence and contains these coding sequences:
- the LOC122648931 gene encoding thylakoid lumenal 15 kDa protein 1, chloroplastic produces the protein MAILSVSPFTSTPKPLSSPPSVKPQLSRARYPFSCQRSFSSYPTQREHFPGLKKLESPANMFSSIGESLSRAGLLAILSASLVLVDPALAFKGGGPYGSEVTRGQDLTGKDFSGKTLIKQDFKTSILRQANFKGAKLLGASFFDADLTGADLSDADLRGVDFSLANVTKVNLKNANLEGALATGNTSFRGSVITGADFTDVPLRDDQRKYLCKVADGVNPTTGNATRDTLLCG